A single region of the Pygocentrus nattereri isolate fPygNat1 chromosome 27, fPygNat1.pri, whole genome shotgun sequence genome encodes:
- the LOC108440242 gene encoding hemoglobin embryonic subunit alpha-like encodes MSLTVKNKDTIKSFWAKVAPRAEEIGTDALSRMLVVYPQTKTYFSHWKDLSPGSAPVRKHGKTVMSGVAEAVSKIDDLTNGLLTLSELHAFQLRVDPANFKILSHNLLVVLAIQFPDDFTPEVHVAMDKFLSAVALALSEKYR; translated from the exons ATGAGCCTCACCGTCAAAAACAAGGACACCATCAAAAGCTTCTGGGCCAAGGTCGCCCCAAGAGCTGAGGAGATCGGTACCGACGCTCTGTCTAG GATGCTGGTCGTTTACCCGCAGACCAAGACCTACTTCTCCCACTGGAAGGACCTGAGCCCCGGCTCTGCCCCAGTGAGGAAGCACGGAAAGACTGTGATGTCTGGCGTGGCAGAGGCTGTCAGCAAAATCGATGACCTGACCAACGGACTGCTCACCCTCAGCGAGCTGCACGCTTTCCAGCTGCGCGTTGATCCAGCCAACTTCAAG aTCCTGTCCCACAACTTGCTCGTGGTTCTGGCCATCCAGTTCCCCGACGACTTCACTCCTGAGGTGCACGTGGCCATGGACAAGTTCCTCTCTGCTGTGGCCCTGGCTCTCTCTGAGAAGTACCGATAA